A window of the Bacillota bacterium genome harbors these coding sequences:
- a CDS encoding UvrD-helicase domain-containing protein, with product MGRKERVPVDRDDREKISRDFSTTFWVEAGAGTGKTSLLIRRLINLVTVEGAHLDRIVAVTFTEKAAAEIKERLREGFERELMTDLPDRQRDRIIRALGEIEYAPIKTIHSFATSLLRERPVEAGIDPLFRVLDAEETDSLCSGAWDDWFLKELDANRAALERALDFKFSESHLRELSLLLYNHRDMVQEGSSRVSPPLTGESFMASLENEFQLVADLAESCVDRDDAGYQQYMALADWLNSSRMLKNDDLLKSILFQMPAVGKKGNKKNWSPPDNCTAQKKISVNIQGAQRRIRSVITSSIIDEIIDWLKGYLRYVEEKKKEAGVLDFNDLLIKARDLVKDNVEIRRYFQKRYSHLLIDEFQDTDPLQAEIIFFLAEEEPLAVNWNEVKMIPGKLFIVGDPKQAIYRFRRADIEIYEEAKRLVLDQGEVIKIVQNFRTVPSIIDWVNRSFSELIIPVPGKHYQPHYEDLHSYRDRLPGVDRGVIVLELPEEVGEFSSEEKRKAEAALVASFIKGAVENRMPVGGKENDRPLSWEDIGILFPATTGLDIYLQALKKESIPYHLEGGKLFYQRYEVISFINLLVSLDNPFHGVALVAALKYFFGISDEELLLYIKNGGRLNYLASESVPSRFKGIKEAFTVMHDLHRQKLEGGLSAYLQKVLYLTGACSRLSLQYHGEQAFSNLAKVLEISRSLEDSDVFTLRRFNSWLKQKIDSGKEETESILTEKDTRALQLITIHRSKGLEFNMVVLVNLFGVSQSGKVKFVADRLESRFEIKGGPSGFSSYGFDELKEEETNRLEAEQRRLFYVAATRARDYLVLPLTEKCEKSSGYLGYINTIREKGAISREMCRIVEPDEEFFARKTAPLTDVNRDRAKTGEDKELSLPDLRVEWESNLRGIISRGVQEPKVVSASALMGDLENQGEMEYSRAGGMDSGGVSYGSAFHMVMERIDLHNATEEDLFHHTQEASGFWGLNQQEQEMLLAMVRKTCKSPVIERANRSAAVYREVPFALGFNEKIHEGFIDLVFEEPGGLVIVDYKTDNVSGKGLEERFQRYRLQGLFYAHALEKATAREIKEVIFLFARPGETRSLHFPLKKPEHLNVLKEKLGNVREK from the coding sequence ATGGGCAGGAAAGAACGGGTGCCAGTTGACAGGGATGATCGCGAGAAAATTTCCCGTGATTTTTCCACTACATTCTGGGTCGAGGCCGGGGCGGGCACGGGAAAGACCAGTTTGCTTATCAGGCGCCTGATAAATCTTGTTACGGTCGAGGGGGCCCATCTTGATCGTATCGTGGCGGTAACCTTCACAGAGAAGGCAGCTGCAGAAATCAAAGAGAGGTTGCGTGAAGGGTTTGAGCGTGAACTGATGACAGATTTGCCCGATCGACAGCGGGACAGGATCATCAGAGCGCTCGGGGAGATCGAGTATGCCCCTATCAAGACGATCCATTCTTTTGCCACATCCCTGCTCCGTGAGCGGCCCGTCGAGGCGGGAATCGATCCTCTTTTCCGGGTTCTTGATGCGGAAGAAACAGATTCACTTTGCAGCGGGGCATGGGATGACTGGTTCCTGAAAGAATTGGATGCCAACCGCGCCGCTCTGGAGCGTGCCCTTGACTTCAAGTTCAGCGAAAGTCATCTGCGGGAACTGTCACTGTTGCTTTACAATCATCGGGATATGGTACAGGAAGGTAGCAGCAGGGTTTCTCCCCCGCTGACGGGGGAGAGTTTCATGGCCTCGTTGGAGAATGAGTTTCAGCTTGTTGCAGACCTGGCGGAAAGTTGTGTCGACAGGGATGATGCGGGGTATCAACAGTATATGGCACTGGCGGATTGGTTGAATTCCAGCCGCATGTTGAAGAATGATGACCTTTTGAAGTCGATTCTGTTCCAGATGCCGGCGGTTGGGAAAAAGGGCAACAAGAAAAACTGGTCTCCCCCGGATAATTGCACCGCTCAGAAAAAGATCTCCGTGAACATACAGGGCGCTCAAAGAAGAATCAGAAGCGTCATAACTTCATCCATCATCGATGAGATCATCGATTGGCTGAAAGGTTATCTAAGATATGTGGAGGAAAAAAAGAAGGAGGCAGGCGTGCTGGATTTCAACGACCTGCTGATCAAAGCACGTGATCTGGTCAAGGATAATGTCGAGATCCGGCGTTACTTCCAGAAACGTTATTCCCATCTTCTGATCGATGAATTCCAGGACACCGATCCTCTGCAGGCGGAAATCATTTTCTTTCTGGCGGAAGAAGAACCTCTGGCCGTCAACTGGAACGAGGTGAAGATGATTCCCGGCAAGCTATTCATCGTTGGCGACCCCAAACAGGCCATCTACCGTTTCCGGAGGGCCGATATTGAAATTTACGAGGAAGCCAAAAGGCTGGTCCTGGATCAGGGGGAAGTAATCAAAATAGTTCAGAACTTCCGGACGGTGCCTTCTATCATAGACTGGGTTAACCGTTCTTTTTCGGAGTTGATCATCCCTGTTCCGGGGAAACACTATCAGCCTCATTATGAAGATTTGCATTCTTACCGCGATCGGCTGCCCGGGGTTGACAGGGGAGTCATCGTGCTTGAGTTGCCCGAGGAAGTGGGGGAATTCAGCTCCGAAGAGAAACGCAAGGCGGAGGCCGCCCTCGTGGCATCTTTCATCAAGGGAGCTGTCGAAAACAGGATGCCTGTCGGGGGGAAGGAGAATGACAGGCCGCTTTCGTGGGAAGATATCGGGATTCTTTTTCCTGCCACGACCGGGTTGGATATCTACCTGCAGGCATTGAAGAAGGAATCGATCCCTTACCATCTGGAAGGGGGGAAGTTGTTCTACCAGCGTTATGAGGTCATAAGTTTTATCAATTTGCTTGTTTCTCTGGATAACCCTTTCCACGGCGTGGCATTGGTAGCTGCACTGAAATATTTTTTTGGCATCTCCGATGAGGAATTGTTACTGTATATCAAAAACGGCGGCCGCCTGAATTACCTTGCCAGTGAATCGGTCCCTTCACGATTCAAGGGGATCAAGGAAGCTTTCACCGTCATGCACGATCTTCATCGGCAGAAACTGGAAGGGGGCCTGTCCGCCTATCTGCAAAAAGTATTGTATCTGACCGGTGCTTGCAGCCGGTTATCCTTGCAGTATCACGGGGAGCAGGCTTTCTCCAATCTGGCGAAGGTTCTGGAAATATCACGTTCATTGGAAGATAGCGATGTGTTTACATTGCGTCGGTTTAACTCCTGGCTGAAACAGAAGATCGATTCCGGAAAGGAAGAAACGGAATCCATCCTCACCGAGAAAGACACGCGTGCACTTCAACTGATCACCATCCACCGTTCCAAGGGCCTGGAATTCAACATGGTTGTCCTGGTCAACCTTTTTGGCGTTTCCCAGTCGGGAAAAGTAAAATTTGTGGCCGACCGGCTCGAAAGCCGATTCGAGATAAAGGGGGGTCCTTCGGGTTTCTCCTCCTATGGTTTTGATGAACTCAAGGAAGAGGAAACAAATCGTCTGGAAGCCGAGCAAAGGAGGCTCTTCTATGTAGCGGCTACCAGGGCGCGCGATTACCTCGTTCTCCCGCTGACGGAAAAATGTGAAAAAAGTTCCGGCTATCTTGGATATATCAACACGATCAGGGAGAAAGGCGCCATTTCCCGGGAAATGTGTCGAATTGTTGAGCCTGATGAGGAATTTTTCGCACGGAAAACTGCTCCGCTGACGGATGTGAACCGGGATCGTGCAAAAACAGGGGAGGATAAGGAATTATCCCTGCCGGATCTTCGTGTCGAATGGGAAAGCAACCTGCGAGGCATAATTTCCCGGGGGGTGCAGGAGCCGAAGGTCGTCAGTGCAAGTGCACTGATGGGTGATCTGGAAAACCAGGGTGAGATGGAATACAGCAGGGCGGGTGGTATGGATTCCGGAGGTGTCAGTTATGGTTCTGCCTTTCACATGGTGATGGAAAGAATCGACTTGCACAACGCTACGGAAGAAGATCTGTTTCACCATACACAGGAGGCGTCAGGATTCTGGGGATTGAACCAACAGGAGCAGGAGATGCTTCTGGCCATGGTCAGAAAGACCTGCAAGAGTCCGGTGATAGAAAGGGCAAATCGCAGTGCGGCTGTTTACCGGGAAGTTCCGTTTGCCCTTGGTTTCAACGAGAAAATTCATGAAGGCTTTATAGACCTGGTCTTTGAAGAACCCGGGGGGCTGGTCATCGTTGATTACAAAACTGACAATGTTTCCGGAAAGGGATTGGAAGAGCGTTTTCAAAGATACCGCTTGCAGGGGCTGTTCTATGCCCATGCTCTGGAAAAAGCAACTGCCCGGGAGATCAAGGAGGTAATTTTTCTTTTTGCACGTCCCGGAGAGACCCGTTCCTTGCATTTCCCATTGAAAAAACCGGAACATCTGAATGTACTGAAGGAGAAACTGGGGAATGTCCGCGAAAAATAA